The following DNA comes from Lynx canadensis isolate LIC74 chromosome C2, mLynCan4.pri.v2, whole genome shotgun sequence.
aaagcaaaaagaattaGCAGTGGACCACCGGCCCAGATGGTTTGTTTAATCAGTACGTGGGTTCCAGTAGAGAACAAGCACAAAATAAGGTTCTTGTTGAAACAAACCACCGTGTGTTTTCGAAGGTTGTTTTTAAGTCTCTCTTGCCCAGGTTTACTAATACCTGGAGATTTGATTTACTCAGAGCATTTTGGGGAGATCTACCAACCCTTGGCAGCAAGTGAGGGAAATATAGAGCTGAAGCCACCCTTTGATGCCCTGAATCTCAGGCCTTGGAAACCAACTTCCCCacccttcttccttctcactcTGTCCTATCTGATCATGGAGGGATCTTCTGCAAAGTTTTCCACTGTGGTTCTCTGATAAAGTAAGACTCTGAGACTCTAATAGACTCTGTTGCCCCCTTCACTGTATAATTCCCCAAACTACTTGGTTACCCAGGTAACTTTTCTTTTGCCCACATGGAAATTATTCTGTACACCCATAAAAACTGAGTGAATATGGAAGACACGTCACTGTATACCACTACACGTCCAAAGATGCTCTGACCAACTAAAAGACCAGATATTCCCTTGCTTGTCCTGAAACACAATGACTGAACCCATACTCTAGGCTCAGAAAAGAAAGTCAGCAACCATCCTGATCAGCAAGGATGGTTCACAGACAGCAAAAACTCTTGCAAATAAAGAACTCTATTGAGACATACGTTTGCAATGCCAAGTAAGCAGGTTTATTGAGAAAATACAGAGCGAGACAAGTTCCTTTCCTCAGAGGCACAAAAGCGGAAGCCAAAAGACACAGCAGCAAGGTCAAAACACGTCAAAACCAGCAGAGCCCGGAGTATGGGAAGTGAAGTTTCTGGAAACATCCAGACGCATATGCGCCACCAGTGATCAACCCTTAAAATAGGCTTGGTGCTAGCCAGAAAACTCATAGATTGCCAAAGGCAGCTTATTCAGAGCTAGCAGCCAAGCAGTGAGGCAGTCAGAAGAGGGATCAGCAATGAAGAGTTGTTCAGGGACAGGCAGCATCCTGGACGAGCCTGGAAACACAGCTGGCAGGTCCTGGAGTCTCGATTCGCTCCCTGGCTCCTACACACTTAGCAAGTTCTTCGACAGCTGGACATGCAGGACCGCTGGTACGTCCTGGAGCCCCCGCAGGCTGGTTGGCAGACAGTGGAGACGCCTCCCACTGGCTGGCACACATTAGAGATGCCACCCAGGGGCTGACAGCCACTGGAGACAAAGGTGAGTGGCCGGCTGTAGGTGGTCGAGCAAGGATTAGAGACACAGGTGGTCTGTCGAGAGCAGGTCACCTGTCCGAGGCTGGAGATGCAAGGATTTTGCTGGTGACAGGTTGGCTGGCAAACAGTGGGCTCACAGGTGGTCCCCTGACAGTGGtccaggagccaggagccagtTTGGAAGGAACTGGGCAAATAGATGCCGCTCAGGCAGTCGGCATCCTGGGTAGAAGCCGTGGCAACCGG
Coding sequences within:
- the LOC115522797 gene encoding keratin-associated protein 11-1; this translates as MSYNCFTRNCSSRPIGGHCAVPVAPVATASTQDADCLSGIYLPSSFQTGSWLLDHCQGTTCEPTVCQPTCHQQNPCISSLGQVTCSRQTTCVSNPCSTTYSRPLTFVSSGCQPLGGISNVCQPVGGVSTVCQPACGGSRTYQRSCMSSCRRTC